From a region of the Anaerolineae bacterium genome:
- a CDS encoding serine/threonine-protein kinase produces METQHISPSAEEPSPLGEHLQPGAMLADRYLIQEVIGTGGMSAVYRARDMHFPNMVRLVAIKEMVPNTRDPVVRENIYKHFEREAHILAGLRHSAIPQIYDYFLLNHRAYLVLEFIQGKDLEMLLSEIQGFFPVEQVLRWAVELCDVLDYLHTHNPPVIFRDMKPSNVMINQSGRVVLVDFGIAKLFQGAQKGTMIGTEGYAPPEQYRGEATPLVDIYALGATLHHLLTRQDPRVEPPFSFDSRPIRAVNPAVPPELEAVVMRALEYNPANRFQSAREMKEALLSVGYKTGLLSGGATVQLAEGPPAVEPEHKAIWTFKAEDEIRSSALVHEGRVFVGSYDQNLYALDAGDGSLVWKFPTHGGVVTQPVIVGKLLVFGSEDHTIYAVNWQNGRVVWTHITEGPVRGSPAQAEGMVFIGSDDGHLYALQGTTGRVIWRFDAEIMIRSRPLVVDGRLYFGTEGGEVYCLDMQGKEIWRFRAKRAVTASPAWEEHAVFVPSVDGMLYALDAEAGWVLWRFRMGRGSISSPVVHERRVYVGSADGHLYCVDTRSSREVWRFATEHQVSGGVRIAQGRVYFGSVDGKLYCVDAEQGRQLWAFETGGAITATPVLSEKMLYIGSLDHQLYALLI; encoded by the coding sequence TTGGAAACCCAACACATTTCTCCCTCGGCCGAGGAACCATCCCCTTTGGGGGAGCACCTGCAACCCGGCGCCATGCTGGCGGACCGTTACCTCATTCAGGAGGTCATCGGTACCGGGGGGATGAGCGCAGTCTACCGGGCCCGGGATATGCATTTCCCCAATATGGTGCGGCTGGTCGCCATCAAGGAGATGGTGCCCAACACGCGGGATCCGGTGGTGCGGGAAAACATTTATAAGCACTTCGAGCGCGAGGCGCACATTTTGGCCGGTCTGCGTCACTCCGCCATTCCCCAAATTTACGACTATTTCCTGCTCAACCATCGCGCCTATCTGGTACTGGAGTTTATTCAAGGGAAAGACCTGGAGATGCTGCTCAGTGAGATTCAGGGTTTTTTCCCGGTGGAGCAAGTGCTGCGGTGGGCTGTGGAACTCTGCGATGTGTTGGATTACCTGCATACGCACAACCCCCCGGTGATTTTTCGGGATATGAAACCTTCCAACGTCATGATCAACCAGTCCGGCCGGGTGGTGTTGGTGGATTTTGGGATTGCCAAGTTGTTTCAGGGGGCACAAAAGGGCACCATGATCGGCACGGAAGGTTATGCCCCCCCTGAGCAGTATCGTGGTGAGGCCACACCGCTGGTGGATATCTACGCCCTGGGGGCCACATTGCATCATTTGCTTACCCGTCAGGATCCCCGTGTGGAACCGCCCTTTTCCTTTGACAGTCGGCCCATTCGGGCAGTGAACCCCGCCGTGCCCCCGGAGTTGGAGGCGGTGGTGATGCGGGCCCTGGAGTACAACCCTGCCAACCGTTTCCAGAGCGCCCGCGAGATGAAAGAGGCCTTATTGTCGGTGGGCTACAAAACGGGCTTGTTGTCCGGCGGGGCCACCGTGCAGTTGGCGGAAGGTCCACCTGCTGTGGAACCCGAGCACAAAGCCATCTGGACCTTCAAAGCGGAGGATGAGATTCGCTCCTCAGCTCTGGTACACGAAGGCCGGGTGTTCGTTGGGAGTTATGACCAAAACTTGTATGCCCTGGATGCGGGGGACGGCAGCCTGGTTTGGAAATTCCCCACCCATGGAGGGGTGGTTACCCAGCCGGTCATCGTGGGCAAGTTGCTGGTCTTTGGTTCGGAAGACCACACCATTTACGCCGTGAACTGGCAGAACGGGCGTGTGGTGTGGACGCATATCACCGAAGGGCCGGTACGTGGTTCGCCTGCCCAGGCGGAAGGCATGGTGTTTATCGGCTCCGACGATGGCCATTTGTATGCCTTGCAAGGCACCACGGGGCGGGTGATATGGCGTTTTGACGCCGAAATAATGATTCGCTCTCGCCCTTTGGTGGTGGATGGACGTCTGTACTTTGGCACGGAAGGGGGGGAGGTTTACTGCTTGGATATGCAAGGCAAAGAGATCTGGCGCTTTCGGGCCAAACGGGCGGTGACCGCTTCACCTGCGTGGGAGGAGCATGCGGTGTTCGTTCCCTCGGTCGACGGGATGCTTTATGCGCTTGATGCCGAGGCCGGCTGGGTGTTGTGGCGCTTCCGCATGGGGCGTGGCTCGATATCTTCTCCGGTAGTCCATGAGCGACGGGTGTATGTCGGTTCCGCCGATGGGCATCTGTATTGCGTGGATACCCGCTCTTCGCGGGAAGTCTGGCGTTTTGCCACGGAGCATCAGGTTTCGGGAGGTGTGCGCATTGCCCAGGGTCGGGTGTACTTTGGCTCTGTGGATGGTAAACTCTATTGCGTGGACGCGGAGCAGGGACGTCAGTTGTGGGCCTTTGAGACCGGGGGGGCGATCACGGCTACGCCGGTGTTGAGCGAAAAGATGCTTTACATCGGCTCGTTGGATCATCAACTCTACGCCCTGTTGATTTGA
- a CDS encoding serine/threonine-protein phosphatase, with product MKEALARLWQRLRSMASGEAAPSTGEEISSQTAPLPDTRPLDTAEVFQKALADGLPLRPAQWQVGVGLSTGLQREHNEDAVLAQTLTLAAGEYEVPFGLYAVADGMGGHRFGEVASAAAIRALARYIETHLLDPLMADPTAAPGVPLLELIGHAVAEANQAVLQAAPGGGTTLTAALLVGKHITIAHVGDSRACYVYPEGRLQVLTRDHSLVKRLEELGQLTEEEAAVHPQRNVLYRALGQGEPLEPDVFQIPLPKAGHLVLCSDGLWGVVPAEEFLAIVQEAATPLEACARLVHQANERGGPDNISVIVLRFGEAVGWR from the coding sequence ATGAAGGAAGCATTGGCACGCTTATGGCAGCGGCTGCGGAGCATGGCTTCCGGTGAAGCCGCGCCTTCCACCGGAGAGGAAATCTCTTCCCAGACGGCACCTTTGCCGGATACTCGCCCGCTGGACACTGCGGAAGTGTTTCAGAAGGCGCTGGCCGATGGCCTTCCCTTGCGACCCGCTCAATGGCAGGTGGGGGTGGGCCTCTCCACCGGGTTGCAGCGCGAGCACAACGAGGACGCGGTTCTGGCGCAGACCCTGACTTTGGCGGCCGGCGAGTATGAGGTGCCCTTCGGGCTCTATGCCGTGGCGGATGGTATGGGCGGGCATCGGTTTGGCGAGGTGGCCAGCGCTGCCGCCATCCGGGCCTTGGCCCGGTATATCGAAACCCATTTGCTCGACCCCTTGATGGCTGACCCCACCGCGGCGCCGGGTGTGCCTTTGCTGGAATTGATAGGGCACGCGGTGGCCGAGGCCAATCAGGCCGTGTTGCAGGCAGCCCCTGGCGGGGGAACAACTTTGACGGCTGCCTTGCTGGTGGGCAAGCACATCACCATTGCTCATGTGGGCGATAGCCGTGCGTGTTATGTTTACCCCGAGGGGCGCCTGCAGGTGCTCACTCGAGACCATTCGCTCGTCAAACGTCTGGAGGAATTGGGCCAGTTAACCGAGGAAGAGGCGGCGGTCCACCCGCAGCGCAATGTATTGTATCGTGCCCTGGGCCAAGGCGAGCCGTTGGAGCCGGATGTTTTCCAAATTCCTTTGCCCAAGGCGGGCCATTTGGTGCTGTGCTCGGATGGCCTTTGGGGCGTGGTGCCCGCCGAGGAGTTCCTCGCCATCGTGCAGGAAGCGGCGACCCCACTGGAGGCCTGTGCCCGTTTGGTGCACCAGGCCAACGAGCGAGGTGGGCCGGACAACATTTCCGTGATCGTACTGCGCTTTGGGGAGGCAGTTGGATGGAGGTAA